The following coding sequences lie in one Homalodisca vitripennis isolate AUS2020 chromosome X, UT_GWSS_2.1, whole genome shotgun sequence genomic window:
- the LOC124369499 gene encoding glucose dehydrogenase [FAD, quinone] has product MVDLTTVVVSSLKAATGLVGINKLWFIPTFLAALAYYNYDLYDPESRPINIKTAEILPEYDFIVIGGGSAGSVMANRLTETPEWKVLLLEAGGQETELTDVPALSLYLHKSRFDWKYRTQPQSTACQAMKDRRCCWTRGKVIGGSSVLNTMLYVRGNRRDYDNWAAMGNEGWSYDEVLPYFMKSEDQRNPYLARNTKYHATGGYLTVQDSPWNTPLGIAFLQAGEEMGYEIRDINGEQQTGYALYQFTMRRGYRCSTAKAFLNPIRLRRNLHVALWTHVTKILIDPTTKRAYGVEFVREGIKKRVLARREVILSAGAINTPQLLMLSGIGPADHLRSVGIPVIHDSPGVGQNLMDHIAVGGIIFLVDYPVSLVLQRIMNLNSAMRYAITGDGPLTSSVGLETVAFITTKYGNVTDDWPDIEFMLTSTSTISDGGTVAKRAHGLRQEFFDEYMGDIVNKDAFGVFPMILRPKSRGYIKLRSNNPMQYPLLYHNYLTHPDDVRVLREGVKAGLAIGETAAMKRFGARFHRRPVPGCKNLPLFTDEYWECFIRQYTMTIYHMSGTAKMGPASDPMAVVDPKLRVYGVQGLRVIDASVMPQITSGNINAPVIMIGEKGADLVINYWKGYDTSKR; this is encoded by the exons ATGGTGGATCTGACGACGGTGGTAGTGAGTTCCCTGAAAGCGGCAACAGGCCTGGTAGGTATCAACAAACTCTGGTTTATCCCGACGTTCCTGGCCGCCTTGGCCTACTACAACTATGACCTGTACGATCCGGAGAGCCGACCCATCAACATCAAAACAGCGGAGATCCTGCCAGAATATGACTTCATCGTCATCGGGGGCGGGTCCGCCGGTAGCGTCATGGCCAACAG GCTGACGGAGACCCCGGAATGGAAGGTACTGTTGCTGGAAGCCGGAGGACAGGAAACCGAGTTGACGGACGTACCAGCCCTGTCTCTGTACCTCCACAAGAGCAGGTTCGACTGGAAGTACCGCACCCAGCCGCAGTCGACCGCCTGCCAAGCCATGAAAGACCGTCGCTGTTGCTGGACTCGCGGCAAG GTAATCGGAGGTTCGAGCGTGCTCAACACCATGTTGTACGTGCGGGGAAACCGCAGAGACTACGACAACTGGGCCGCCATGGGCAATGAAGGCTGGAGCTACGATGAGGTGCTACCGTACTTCATGAAATCGGAGGACCAGAGGAACCCCTACTTGGCGAGGAACACCAAGTACCATGCCACTGGCGGCTACCTCACAGTACAGGACTCACCATGGAACACGCCTCTCG GAATCGCCTTCCTCCAGGCAGGTGAAGAGATGGGGTACGAGATCCGAGACATCAACGGCGAACAGCAGACAGGTTACGCCCTCTACCAGTTCACGATGAGGCGAGGCTACAGATGCAGCACTGCCAAGGCGTTCCTGAACCCTATCAGACTCAGGCGCAACCTGCACGTGGCGCTGTGGACACACGTCACCAAGATCCTGATAGACCCGACCACTAAACGGGCCTACGGAGTCGAGTTCGTACGTGAAGGCATAAAGAAGCGCGTGCTGGCCCGCCGGGAGGTGATTCTGTCTGCAGGAGCCATCAATACTCCTCAGCTGCTGATGTTGTCAG GTATCGGACCAGCAGATCACCTGCGATCAGTCGGCATCCCCGTGATCCACGACTCCCCTGGGGTGGGTCAGAACCTGATGGATCACATCGCTGTGGGCGGCATTATATTCCTGGTGGACTACCCGGTGTCGTTAGTGCTGCAGCGGATAATGAACCTCAACTCCGCGATGAGGTACGCCATCACGGGGGACGGCCCTCTGACGAGCAGCGTGGGCCTGGAGACCGTAGCCTTCATCACGACCAAGTACGGCAACGTCACGGACGACTGGCCGGACATTGAGTTCATGCTGACGTCGACCAGCACCATTAGTGACGGTGGCACGGTGGCCAAGCGGGCCCACGGGTTACGACAGGAGTTCTTCGACGAATACATGGGAGACATCGTAAACAAAGACGCGTTCGGAGTGTTTCCCATGATCTTGAGGCCGAAGAGCAGAGGATATATCAAGTTGAGGAGTAACAACCCGATGCAGTACCCTCTTCTCTACCACAACTATCTGACGCATCCAGACGACGTGAGAGTTCTCAGAGAAGGCGTGAAGGCGGGATTGGCCATCGGAGAGACAGCGGCGATGAAGCGGTTCGGCGCTAGGTTCCACCGGCGGCCCGTCCCTGGCTGCAAGAACCTGCCACTCTTCACCGACGAGTATTGGGAGTGCTTCATCCGACAGTACACGATGACGATATACCATATGTCGGGCACAGCCAAGATGGGCCCGGCGTCCGACCCCATGGCCGTCGTCGACCCCAAACTGCGGGTATACGGGGTACAAGGCCTGAGGGTGATCGACGCGTCCGTCATGCCACAGATCACCAGCGGCAACATCAACGCTCCTGTAATCATGATAGGCGAGAAGGGGGCGGATCTGGTCATCAACTACTGGAAGGGTTACGACACTTCCAAGAGGTAG